The following are encoded together in the Thermosipho japonicus genome:
- a CDS encoding AAA family ATPase, which produces MKSVEIVSVHLHDYLYFKDVDIYFDKGLNVITGETGAGKSLMLDIFGILLGVTPGRVDNYSVEVVIDIPDDILEYEIFKGENVFSVKRNNSRTTFKINGRVYPKNVVSSILSNYITLHRQNSHMKFLEQNFLISILDEISNNKNLLNEYRKYYELYKELKDLLKSESLNKLYEKLEYLESVIKEIEEVNPTVEEEELLNEQYNVATKLQETVEKYNEILNESEVISEKLWNIKKIINDKYEESVNAALDIVETLKLDIQKELSEIEGYDIKEIEEKIWQYNQLKRKYGPTLEDVLLNYENYMKELNEVKKKIELLEDSKKKIEDCLKNMKKFSEKISLNRKKAAEKISEAFLKHCNDLNLNIEIQFNFSKIDYNYNGFDKVELLGRTVKNQPLKPLKVIASGGELSRLMLALELSVVSDGILIFDEVDAGISGETGNKLAEKLKEVSERYQVIVVTHLPQVAVRADKHFVVLKDQKSGLIKELDEEERSIEIKRMVGSDDVLKFID; this is translated from the coding sequence ATGAAGAGTGTAGAGATAGTATCTGTACACCTTCATGATTATTTGTATTTTAAAGATGTAGATATTTACTTTGATAAAGGATTAAATGTAATTACCGGTGAAACTGGTGCCGGAAAAAGTTTGATGTTGGACATTTTTGGAATATTGCTTGGAGTTACCCCAGGTAGAGTAGACAACTACAGCGTGGAAGTAGTAATTGATATTCCAGATGATATCTTGGAATATGAAATTTTTAAGGGAGAAAATGTATTTTCAGTTAAAAGAAACAATTCAAGAACTACTTTTAAGATAAATGGAAGAGTATATCCAAAGAATGTTGTATCTTCAATTTTATCAAATTATATAACTTTACATAGGCAAAATTCACACATGAAATTTTTGGAACAAAATTTTTTGATATCTATTTTAGACGAAATTTCAAATAATAAAAACTTATTAAATGAGTATAGAAAATATTATGAATTATATAAAGAATTAAAAGACCTTCTTAAAAGTGAGAGTTTGAATAAACTATATGAAAAGTTAGAATATTTAGAGTCAGTTATAAAAGAAATAGAAGAAGTAAACCCAACTGTGGAAGAAGAAGAACTCTTAAATGAACAGTACAATGTTGCTACTAAGCTTCAAGAAACTGTAGAAAAGTATAATGAAATTTTAAACGAAAGTGAAGTTATTTCAGAAAAATTGTGGAATATAAAAAAGATAATTAATGATAAGTATGAAGAATCAGTAAATGCAGCTTTAGATATTGTAGAAACATTAAAATTAGATATTCAAAAAGAACTTTCTGAAATTGAAGGATACGACATTAAAGAAATTGAAGAAAAGATCTGGCAATATAACCAGCTAAAGAGAAAATACGGTCCAACTCTAGAAGATGTTTTGTTAAATTATGAAAATTATATGAAAGAGTTAAATGAAGTTAAAAAGAAAATAGAATTATTAGAAGATTCTAAAAAAAAGATAGAAGATTGCTTAAAAAACATGAAAAAATTTTCAGAAAAAATTTCGTTAAATAGAAAAAAAGCTGCTGAAAAAATTAGTGAAGCATTCTTAAAACACTGCAATGATTTAAATTTAAATATAGAAATTCAATTCAATTTTTCAAAAATTGATTATAATTACAATGGATTTGACAAAGTTGAATTATTAGGAAGAACTGTAAAAAATCAACCTCTAAAACCGTTGAAAGTTATAGCTTCTGGTGGTGAGCTTTCAAGGTTAATGCTAGCTCTCGAACTTTCAGTCGTATCAGATGGTATTCTGATTTTTGATGAAGTAGATGCAGGAATAAGTGGTGAAACTGGTAACAAATTAGCCGAAAAGCTTAAAGAAGTATCTGAAAGATATCAGGTAATCGTAGTCACACACCTTCCACAAGTTGCAGTAAGAGCCGACAAACATTTCGTAGTTTTAAAAGATCAAAAGTCTGGATTAATAAAAGAACTAGATGAAGAAGAACGCTCAATTGAAATTAAAAGAATGGTAGGTTCCGATGATGTACTTAAGTTTATAGATTAA
- the ligA gene encoding NAD-dependent DNA ligase LigA → MDKKKIKEEIEKLREEIEYHNYRYYVLADPVISDEEYDKLLKRLIELEKKYPEFYSPTSPTQKVGGKVLDGFKKVKHSIPMLSLDNTYNEEEIKEFDERIKKLLGVNEVEYVCELKIDGISVALRYENGQFVTALSRGDGIEGEDISENVKKIKSIPLRLFRNLTIEVRGEIFMPVKEFEKYNKIAEEEGLQPFANPRNATAGTIRQLDSSIVAKRNLDSFIYYVVNPGIYGLKTQWEALKFLKEVGFKTNPYSRLCHDVDCVIDFWKEMTKKRTQLDYWIDGLVIKVNNFEYQRKLGETTKSPRWAIAFKFPSIKAESKILDIELNVGRTGVITPVAILEPINLEGSIVKRASLHNFDYIKEKDIRIGDHVYVEKAGGIIPQIVSVIKEKRTGKELEIEVPKSCPICGGKVGKISEEEVAIRCLNPHCPQKLKRHLEIFVSKSAFNISGLGEKIVEKIVDARLINDVADIFYLTPFDLAQISGLGQKSIANILEQIEKAKNTPLYRVIIGLGIPLVGEKTAKILADKFKSIKALSQASYDELTSIEGIGPEVAKSIIEYFKNEKTREIIRKLENAGVKLEQEKETKKFSKLSGLTFVITGKFNSFKREEIKEIIEKLGGKITNTVSSKTDYLLVGEKPGSKYQKALELGVKIINEDEFKKMIID, encoded by the coding sequence ATGGATAAGAAAAAAATTAAAGAGGAAATTGAAAAATTAAGGGAAGAAATTGAATATCACAATTACAGATATTATGTTCTTGCTGATCCTGTAATTAGTGATGAAGAATATGATAAACTTCTTAAAAGGCTTATAGAGTTAGAAAAAAAATATCCTGAGTTTTATTCTCCTACGTCGCCAACACAAAAAGTTGGAGGAAAAGTTCTTGACGGATTTAAAAAAGTTAAGCATTCGATTCCTATGTTAAGCTTGGATAATACGTATAACGAAGAAGAAATAAAGGAATTTGATGAAAGGATAAAAAAATTACTAGGGGTTAATGAAGTTGAATATGTTTGTGAATTAAAAATTGATGGTATTTCTGTAGCTTTAAGATATGAAAATGGCCAATTTGTTACTGCATTAAGTAGAGGAGATGGCATTGAAGGTGAAGATATATCCGAAAATGTAAAAAAGATAAAATCTATTCCACTAAGATTATTTAGAAATTTGACAATTGAAGTTAGAGGAGAAATTTTCATGCCAGTAAAAGAATTTGAAAAGTATAACAAAATTGCCGAAGAGGAAGGCTTACAACCCTTTGCAAATCCGAGGAATGCTACTGCTGGAACTATAAGGCAACTAGATTCTTCTATAGTTGCTAAAAGAAATCTTGATTCTTTTATTTATTATGTAGTAAACCCTGGAATTTATGGTTTAAAAACTCAATGGGAAGCTTTAAAATTTTTAAAAGAAGTAGGATTTAAAACTAATCCTTATTCAAGGTTATGTCACGATGTTGATTGTGTAATAGATTTTTGGAAAGAAATGACCAAGAAGAGAACACAATTAGATTATTGGATTGACGGACTTGTAATAAAAGTTAATAATTTTGAATATCAAAGAAAATTAGGTGAGACTACAAAATCTCCAAGATGGGCTATTGCTTTTAAATTTCCCTCTATCAAAGCTGAATCAAAAATTTTGGATATAGAACTTAATGTTGGAAGAACCGGAGTTATAACACCTGTAGCTATTTTAGAACCAATTAATTTGGAAGGTTCTATTGTTAAAAGAGCTTCTTTGCATAATTTTGATTACATAAAAGAAAAGGATATAAGAATCGGAGATCACGTGTACGTAGAAAAAGCCGGTGGTATAATTCCTCAGATTGTAAGTGTTATAAAAGAAAAAAGGACGGGAAAAGAACTTGAAATTGAAGTTCCAAAATCATGTCCAATTTGTGGTGGAAAAGTGGGTAAAATTTCAGAAGAAGAAGTTGCTATACGATGTTTAAATCCTCATTGCCCCCAAAAATTAAAGAGACATCTTGAAATATTTGTTTCTAAATCTGCATTTAATATAAGTGGTTTGGGAGAAAAAATAGTTGAAAAGATAGTAGATGCAAGATTAATAAATGATGTAGCAGATATATTTTATCTTACCCCATTTGATCTTGCACAAATCAGTGGATTAGGTCAAAAATCTATTGCAAATATTTTAGAACAAATTGAAAAGGCAAAAAATACTCCGTTATATAGAGTTATTATTGGTCTTGGAATTCCACTTGTAGGTGAAAAAACTGCCAAAATATTAGCCGATAAATTCAAAAGTATTAAAGCGCTCTCTCAAGCTAGTTATGATGAGTTAACTTCTATTGAGGGAATTGGACCTGAAGTTGCAAAAAGTATTATTGAATACTTTAAAAATGAAAAGACAAGAGAAATAATTAGAAAATTAGAAAATGCAGGTGTAAAACTAGAACAGGAAAAAGAAACGAAAAAGTTTTCTAAGCTATCAGGTTTAACATTTGTAATAACCGGAAAGTTTAATTCTTTTAAAAGGGAAGAAATAAAAGAAATTATAGAAAAACTTGGTGGAAAAATTACTAATACTGTTTCTTCAAAAACTGATTATCTATTAGTTGGTGAAAAACCGGGTTCAAAATATCAAAAAGCATTGGAACTTGGTGTAAAAATTATAAATGAAGATGAATTTAAAAAAATGATCATTGATTAG
- the rnr gene encoding ribonuclease R encodes MINKKKLESFLNSSSYKPMIQKEIYNALKIKTKEEKKIVRKLLKELQNEGKIYKDSKGRYKVIGKNMIVGTIEFTRNGTMAFVWTENGEEIAVPSEKAGRAIHKDKVVVEITGKWYDIPEGRVVKILDHGLKKVVGTFQPIGRAAFIIPDDPKIQYDFYVPIEFFNNAKPGEKVVGKIIKYPTPTKNPVAKIIEVLGYADDPATDFPTVVVKHDLPLEFPDKVLKEASKIPDKVLEKDIRNRKDFRNEIIVTIDGPDAKDFDDAVSVKKLKNGNYLLGVHIADVSHYVKEGSELDKEAFKRGTSVYLIDRVLPMLPFKLSHGICSLVQGEDRLVMSLVMEIDREGNVVDFEVAPGVIRSHRRLVYDDVNALFKGDKIAFNKIGDLYDQLILMKELKDVLRNARKRRGAILDIEGGEVKIILDEKGNTIDIIPRERGEAEVIIEEFMIKANETIAELFYNFDLPFVYRIHEKPDPDTIIQLKNYLSAIGISFKVPKKITSKLLQELLEKTKDHPLRGSIERLLVRSMKRAVYSANNIGHFGLASYAYTHFTSPIRRYPDLVVHRLIKQFLSTNGKLTKKEITKLNDKLSKIAVHSSKRERVADEAEWDYTALKKIDYISRHIGETFDVVVTAVTKFGLFVEIIDKNISGLIHISTLDDYFVYDDERSILIGSHTGKVFKIGDKLKAKVVNANKTRMQIDFEIAKSEA; translated from the coding sequence ATGATTAACAAAAAGAAATTAGAAAGCTTTTTAAATTCTAGTAGTTATAAACCAATGATACAAAAAGAAATTTATAATGCCTTGAAAATTAAAACTAAAGAAGAAAAGAAAATTGTTAGGAAATTGCTTAAAGAATTACAAAATGAAGGAAAAATATATAAAGACTCTAAAGGAAGATACAAAGTTATAGGAAAAAATATGATTGTCGGAACAATTGAATTCACTAGGAATGGAACTATGGCTTTTGTTTGGACTGAAAACGGGGAAGAGATTGCAGTTCCATCCGAAAAAGCAGGAAGAGCCATTCATAAAGATAAGGTTGTTGTAGAAATTACAGGAAAATGGTATGACATACCAGAAGGAAGAGTTGTAAAAATTTTAGATCACGGTTTAAAAAAAGTTGTTGGAACTTTTCAGCCAATTGGTAGGGCTGCTTTTATAATTCCAGATGATCCGAAAATTCAATATGATTTTTACGTTCCTATTGAATTCTTCAATAATGCAAAACCAGGGGAAAAAGTTGTTGGAAAAATAATTAAGTATCCAACGCCAACTAAAAATCCCGTAGCAAAAATTATAGAAGTTTTAGGATATGCCGATGATCCGGCAACAGATTTTCCTACTGTAGTTGTTAAGCATGATCTTCCGCTTGAATTTCCAGATAAGGTATTAAAAGAAGCATCTAAAATTCCAGATAAAGTTTTAGAAAAAGACATTAGAAATAGAAAAGATTTCAGAAATGAAATTATAGTAACAATTGATGGACCTGATGCCAAAGATTTTGACGATGCAGTTAGTGTTAAAAAATTAAAAAATGGGAATTATTTACTTGGGGTACATATTGCTGATGTCTCTCATTACGTAAAAGAAGGAAGTGAATTAGATAAAGAAGCATTTAAAAGAGGAACGAGTGTTTATTTAATAGACAGAGTTCTTCCGATGCTTCCTTTTAAACTCTCCCATGGTATCTGTAGTCTAGTACAAGGTGAAGATAGGTTAGTTATGTCACTTGTTATGGAAATAGATAGAGAAGGAAACGTTGTAGATTTTGAAGTTGCACCTGGTGTAATTAGAAGCCATAGAAGACTAGTATATGACGATGTAAATGCTTTATTTAAAGGTGATAAAATAGCCTTTAATAAAATCGGTGATTTATATGATCAGCTTATTTTAATGAAAGAATTAAAAGATGTTCTAAGAAATGCAAGAAAAAGGCGTGGAGCGATTTTAGATATTGAAGGTGGAGAGGTAAAGATAATCCTAGATGAAAAGGGGAACACAATTGATATTATACCAAGAGAGAGGGGAGAAGCCGAGGTAATTATAGAAGAATTCATGATCAAGGCTAATGAGACAATTGCAGAATTATTCTATAATTTCGATCTGCCTTTTGTATACAGGATCCACGAAAAACCCGATCCAGATACTATAATTCAATTAAAAAATTATCTCTCTGCAATAGGTATTAGCTTTAAAGTTCCAAAAAAAATAACGTCAAAACTTTTACAAGAACTTTTAGAAAAGACTAAGGATCATCCTCTACGTGGAAGTATAGAAAGACTTCTGGTAAGATCTATGAAAAGGGCTGTATATTCTGCAAACAATATTGGGCATTTTGGCTTGGCGTCATATGCGTATACCCATTTTACATCTCCTATTAGAAGATACCCAGATCTTGTGGTTCATAGATTAATAAAGCAATTTTTATCAACGAATGGTAAGTTGACTAAAAAGGAAATTACAAAACTGAATGATAAACTATCAAAAATTGCGGTACATTCAAGTAAAAGAGAAAGAGTAGCAGATGAAGCAGAGTGGGATTATACAGCTTTGAAGAAAATCGATTATATATCAAGGCATATTGGTGAGACATTTGATGTAGTAGTCACTGCGGTAACAAAATTTGGATTATTTGTGGAAATCATAGATAAAAACATATCTGGATTAATTCATATTTCAACTTTGGATGATTACTTTGTCTATGACGATGAAAGAAGTATCTTAATTGGTTCACACACTGGGAAAGTATTCAAAATTGGTGATAAATTAAAAGCAAAAGTTGTAAATGCAAACAAAACAAGAATGCAAATTGACTTTGAAATAGCAAAAAGTGAGGCTTAA
- a CDS encoding 16S rRNA (cytosine(967)-C(5))-methyltransferase, translating to MNDLIIAYRLLRKKFRKGIFSSEFYQAFSYVEEKAFFKNLIFGVLRKQEYLDWIIDSFLKKRDIPPSIRTILRIGAYQLIFTNKPSYSVVNNCVELVEKKSFRGLVNAVLRKIAKTGYIEPKELYLKYSHPKWLIEYWKTFLPNDYLLKMLEYNQKPLKTTARVNMRKINRKNLELENITFTPHSPVGIIFERFETNPWKLEEYKNGYITFQSESSQIIPLLVNYENEENVLDACAAPGGKATHILEISNVNLYVNDYEKSKISILEEQFERLGLFPKKIMCKDASKLKLDNLFDKIFVDAPCTSLGTGRRNPEVLRRQSKNNILELSKLQKKIVSNLWKYLNKFGLLIYSTCTVTYEENTQVVKEFSRYAEFVDIREKLERFNIKYIWDGYGALFYPDETLTPFYVSILRKIKE from the coding sequence TTGAATGATCTAATAATAGCGTACCGGCTTTTGAGGAAAAAATTTAGAAAAGGAATATTCTCATCTGAATTCTATCAGGCTTTCTCCTATGTGGAGGAGAAAGCTTTTTTTAAGAATTTAATTTTTGGAGTTTTGAGAAAGCAGGAATATCTTGACTGGATAATTGATTCATTCTTAAAAAAGCGTGATATTCCCCCTTCTATAAGAACCATTTTAAGAATTGGGGCATATCAACTTATTTTTACTAACAAGCCTTCTTATTCTGTAGTTAATAACTGTGTGGAATTGGTTGAGAAAAAATCGTTTAGAGGATTAGTAAATGCTGTCTTAAGAAAAATTGCAAAAACTGGGTATATTGAACCTAAAGAATTATATCTTAAATATTCACATCCAAAATGGTTGATTGAATACTGGAAAACATTTCTTCCAAATGATTATCTTTTAAAAATGTTAGAATATAATCAAAAGCCATTAAAAACTACAGCAAGGGTAAATATGAGAAAAATAAATAGGAAGAATTTAGAATTGGAAAATATAACATTTACTCCTCATTCACCTGTAGGTATTATTTTTGAAAGATTTGAAACTAACCCTTGGAAATTAGAAGAATATAAAAATGGATACATAACATTTCAAAGTGAATCTTCACAAATTATCCCCTTATTAGTGAATTATGAAAATGAAGAAAATGTTCTTGATGCTTGTGCTGCGCCTGGTGGAAAAGCAACACATATTTTAGAAATTAGCAATGTTAATTTATACGTAAATGATTATGAAAAGTCTAAAATTAGTATTCTTGAGGAGCAATTTGAAAGATTGGGGCTTTTTCCTAAAAAAATAATGTGCAAAGATGCTTCGAAATTAAAGTTAGATAATTTATTTGATAAAATCTTTGTTGATGCCCCATGTACAAGTCTTGGTACAGGTAGAAGAAATCCCGAAGTATTGAGACGTCAATCCAAAAATAACATTTTAGAACTTTCGAAACTACAAAAAAAGATTGTTTCAAACCTTTGGAAATATCTAAATAAATTTGGTCTTTTGATTTATTCAACTTGTACCGTTACTTACGAAGAAAACACACAAGTAGTTAAAGAATTTTCACGTTATGCAGAATTTGTTGATATAAGAGAAAAATTAGAAAGATTCAATATAAAATATATTTGGGATGGATATGGCGCTTTATTTTATCCTGACGAAACTTTAACACCATTCTATGTTTCAATATTAAGAAAGATAAAGGAGTGA
- a CDS encoding zinc metallopeptidase, translating into MFFFDPTFIILIPGLLLAFIAQAYVQERFSRYSKIPSSLNMTGAQLAKYMLESAGLYNVKIEKIPGHLTDHYDPRTKVVRLSDATYNSNSIAALGVVAHEIGHAIQHARHYVPLVIRTGIAPVVSFASNLSWILFIAGFIFMNIALIRIGVLLFSLAVIFSLITLPVEFDASNRAVKILRTNLMMSPNELEGVKKVLGAAAMTYVAGTLMAFLQLLRMILIAGFLGGNRD; encoded by the coding sequence ATGTTCTTTTTTGATCCAACATTCATTATACTTATACCTGGGTTATTACTAGCTTTCATAGCACAAGCCTACGTTCAAGAAAGATTTTCAAGATATTCGAAAATCCCATCATCATTAAATATGACAGGAGCTCAACTAGCAAAGTACATGCTTGAATCAGCTGGATTATACAACGTAAAAATTGAGAAAATTCCGGGGCATTTGACAGACCATTATGATCCAAGAACTAAGGTTGTCAGGTTATCTGATGCAACATATAATTCAAACTCTATTGCTGCTCTTGGAGTGGTAGCCCACGAAATCGGACATGCTATTCAACATGCTAGACATTATGTACCTTTGGTAATCCGTACTGGAATTGCTCCAGTTGTATCTTTTGCATCTAATTTATCTTGGATATTATTTATTGCAGGTTTTATATTTATGAACATTGCTTTGATTAGGATCGGTGTGTTATTATTTTCTCTTGCTGTGATATTTTCCTTAATAACACTTCCGGTTGAATTTGATGCAAGTAATCGTGCAGTAAAAATCCTACGTACAAATCTTATGATGTCACCAAATGAACTTGAAGGTGTTAAAAAAGTTTTAGGGGCTGCCGCAATGACATATGTTGCTGGAACATTGATGGCATTTTTGCAATTACTTAGAATGATTTTAATAGCAGGTTTTTTGGGAGGAAACAGAGATTGA
- a CDS encoding response regulator transcription factor — translation MKILVVEDDDKLRRLLELEFKHEKCTVKTCEYGEDAIIEYQEFKPDVVVLDIMLPDIDGTEVAKKIRKLDPSAGIIMLTALSEKKNKLEGFESGADDYVVKPFDFEELFARVKAIARRKNITLNDEIKIKDLIINISKREVKFKSKPINLSKTEFELLAYLVKNAGRVVSKEEILNAVWGISYEGSENTVEVYVNYLRKKLSSDIIKTVRGIGYTIS, via the coding sequence ATGAAAATTTTAGTAGTTGAAGATGATGATAAGCTAAGAAGGTTACTTGAACTTGAATTTAAGCATGAAAAATGTACAGTAAAAACTTGTGAATATGGTGAAGATGCTATAATTGAATATCAAGAGTTTAAACCTGATGTTGTTGTATTAGATATTATGCTTCCCGATATAGATGGAACTGAAGTAGCAAAAAAAATAAGAAAGCTAGATCCATCAGCAGGGATTATAATGTTAACTGCGTTGTCAGAAAAAAAGAATAAACTTGAAGGTTTTGAAAGTGGTGCAGATGATTATGTAGTAAAACCTTTTGACTTTGAAGAATTATTTGCGAGAGTAAAAGCGATTGCAAGAAGAAAAAATATAACTTTGAATGATGAAATTAAAATTAAGGATCTAATAATAAACATCTCAAAGAGGGAGGTTAAATTTAAGAGTAAGCCTATCAATCTTTCAAAAACTGAATTTGAATTGCTAGCTTATCTAGTAAAAAATGCTGGAAGGGTTGTATCAAAAGAGGAAATATTAAATGCCGTGTGGGGGATTTCCTATGAAGGTTCAGAAAACACTGTTGAGGTATATGTAAACTATTTAAGAAAAAAGTTATCCTCAGACATAATTAAAACGGTCAGGGGAATTGGATATACTATATCATAA
- the rlmB gene encoding 23S rRNA (guanosine(2251)-2'-O)-methyltransferase RlmB, whose protein sequence is MKVYGRNILKEILETNTKVRMIYFSDTNSGELTDLIEEVKKRKLPFTIANKKVLQRLSNTEKHQGVVIDIGEFEYKDEGIIESLEKPFLVILDQIQDPHNFGAIIRTAVASGANAIIIPKKNSAQVTPTVVKVSVGTIFKINIIKTTNIARFIKNIKEMGIWVYGADTNGKVYYKTDLRKPVAIVLGNEGSGIRPNVKEKCDGLITIPMKNSVESLNVSVSAGILLYEVMRQNENFSS, encoded by the coding sequence ATGAAAGTGTATGGAAGAAATATTCTAAAAGAAATTCTTGAAACAAATACTAAAGTTAGAATGATCTACTTTTCGGATACTAACTCTGGAGAATTAACGGATCTAATTGAGGAAGTAAAAAAAAGAAAATTACCTTTTACAATTGCAAATAAGAAAGTTCTGCAAAGGTTAAGTAATACGGAAAAGCATCAAGGCGTTGTTATTGATATTGGAGAATTTGAATATAAAGATGAAGGTATTATTGAAAGTTTAGAAAAACCCTTTTTAGTAATTTTAGATCAAATACAAGATCCTCATAATTTCGGGGCAATAATAAGAACAGCAGTTGCAAGTGGTGCAAATGCAATAATAATACCTAAAAAGAATTCTGCTCAAGTTACTCCAACTGTGGTTAAAGTTTCAGTAGGAACAATTTTTAAAATTAATATAATAAAAACGACCAATATTGCACGTTTCATAAAAAATATCAAAGAAATGGGGATATGGGTATACGGTGCAGATACTAATGGAAAAGTTTATTATAAAACAGATTTAAGGAAACCGGTAGCTATTGTTTTAGGAAATGAAGGCTCTGGAATTAGGCCAAACGTAAAAGAAAAATGTGATGGTTTAATAACAATTCCTATGAAAAATAGTGTAGAATCACTGAACGTTTCGGTTAGTGCCGGTATATTACTTTATGAGGTGATGAGGCAAAATGAAAATTTTAGTAGTTGA
- the mazG gene encoding nucleoside triphosphate pyrophosphohydrolase, producing MATTGGKFEKLINIMKQLRGPNGCDWDKKQTHDSLIPYLIEEAYELIEEIKNKNYDNLKEELGDILLQVIFHAQIASEEGKFSIDDVIDAISEKLIRRHPHVFGNEKDFSYIRWEKIKAQEKGENDFSRIGKINYSLPALSLSRRIQENAANVGFDWDNIEDVYSKVYEEIDELKNAKNGEEAEDELGDLLFAIVNLSRFLKIDPEVALRKATEKFVKRFKKMEKLIEKDGKKFEDLSLDELNKYWEESKE from the coding sequence ATGGCGACAACAGGGGGAAAGTTTGAGAAATTAATTAATATAATGAAGCAATTAAGAGGTCCCAATGGATGTGATTGGGACAAAAAACAGACTCACGATTCATTGATACCTTATCTAATTGAAGAAGCATATGAGTTAATTGAAGAAATAAAAAATAAAAATTATGATAATCTCAAGGAGGAACTTGGTGATATATTACTTCAGGTTATCTTTCATGCACAGATTGCAAGTGAAGAAGGAAAATTTTCGATTGATGATGTTATCGATGCAATATCAGAAAAGTTGATAAGGAGACATCCGCATGTGTTTGGAAATGAGAAAGATTTTTCTTACATAAGATGGGAAAAAATAAAAGCTCAAGAGAAGGGAGAAAACGATTTTTCAAGAATAGGTAAAATAAATTATTCATTGCCTGCCTTATCACTTTCAAGGAGAATTCAAGAAAATGCTGCTAATGTAGGATTTGACTGGGATAATATTGAAGATGTTTATTCAAAAGTTTATGAAGAAATTGATGAATTGAAAAATGCAAAAAATGGTGAAGAAGCCGAAGACGAGTTAGGTGATCTACTCTTTGCAATTGTGAATTTATCTAGATTTTTAAAGATTGATCCAGAAGTTGCTTTGAGAAAAGCCACTGAAAAGTTTGTAAAAAGATTTAAAAAAATGGAAAAATTGATCGAAAAAGATGGTAAAAAATTTGAAGATCTTTCACTTGATGAACTGAACAAGTACTGGGAGGAGTCAAAAGAATGA
- a CDS encoding AI-2E family transporter has product MDDKFLILIYFILFLILIKFSPFVFGAVIIGFYFSIVIDVPAKLLSKKLNKLLSKVISYTLMLSLIFYSFITFIPVILEEGKKIFSELSKISINGNPQLPSWILDFLNNSNKQISNFALNVLNQLFSYTPSIITMGILIIVTTLAVSNLKAYLRKNLKSFFVYDPEKGYNFFRSFYKDFERFVSGQVLVALFVGISVGFLCFVFGIKGALFLGILSFITDFIPFLGVIIVSIPMLMLGWTSKGFTGIVLGIIILVIVNQLESWFFAPKIQSSNLKIHWFVLIISLLIFNDFFGFIGILIAIPTILFIKKFWKYYILGGSYGDNRGKV; this is encoded by the coding sequence ATGGATGATAAATTTTTAATTCTAATATACTTTATTTTATTTTTGATATTAATAAAGTTTTCTCCGTTTGTATTTGGAGCAGTTATAATAGGATTTTATTTTTCTATCGTTATAGATGTTCCAGCAAAGTTATTATCAAAGAAGTTAAATAAACTTCTTTCTAAAGTGATTTCATATACTTTAATGTTATCTTTAATTTTTTATTCATTTATAACATTTATACCAGTTATATTGGAAGAAGGGAAAAAGATATTTTCTGAACTTTCAAAAATTTCTATAAATGGAAATCCACAACTACCTTCCTGGATACTTGACTTTTTGAATAATTCTAATAAACAAATTTCAAATTTTGCTTTAAATGTATTGAATCAATTATTTTCTTACACTCCATCTATCATAACAATGGGAATACTTATAATAGTCACAACACTTGCTGTTTCTAATTTAAAAGCATATTTGAGGAAAAATTTAAAAAGTTTTTTTGTGTATGATCCAGAAAAAGGATATAACTTTTTTAGAAGTTTCTACAAGGATTTTGAAAGGTTTGTAAGTGGTCAAGTATTGGTTGCTTTATTTGTAGGGATATCTGTAGGATTTCTTTGTTTTGTTTTTGGAATAAAAGGTGCCCTTTTTTTGGGTATTTTATCTTTTATAACTGATTTTATACCATTTCTTGGTGTAATAATTGTTTCAATACCGATGTTAATGCTAGGTTGGACATCAAAAGGATTTACAGGTATAGTTTTAGGAATTATAATATTGGTAATTGTAAATCAGCTTGAAAGTTGGTTTTTTGCACCAAAAATTCAAAGTAGCAATTTAAAGATTCATTGGTTTGTTCTCATAATTAGCCTTTTAATATTCAATGACTTTTTCGGGTTTATAGGAATATTAATTGCTATACCAACGATATTATTCATAAAGAAATTCTGGAAATATTATATATTAGGAGGTAGCTATGGCGACAACAGGGGGAAAGTTTGA